In Edaphobacter paludis, a single window of DNA contains:
- the plsX gene encoding phosphate acyltransferase PlsX, with translation MPIDIVVDAMGSDKAPESEIRGAILAARQYDVRVHLAGPEHIIRPILRQHLRGQHLPVFIVPASEWITMDDKAAQAVRAKRDSSMRVGLKMVREGRAAGFFTAGNTGAAMATAKMVLGMLSGVHRPALVTVLPTSLGTPSLLLDVGANVDCDPDNLVQFAVMGHIYARNVLKVHSPRVGLLSIGEEDSKGNSLTRDTLPLLRSLVGLNFIGNVEGRDLYNGHSDVTVCDGFVGNVALKTSEGIVKLVTVTLRESLKSTVTSQVGALLSRKAFGEFKKRLDYSEYGGAPLLGVRGVCIVGHGSSNEKAIMNGIRVTAEFAQAEVNASIEAALATP, from the coding sequence ATGCCGATCGACATCGTTGTAGATGCAATGGGTTCTGACAAGGCCCCCGAATCCGAGATTCGCGGGGCCATCCTCGCTGCACGTCAGTACGACGTCCGCGTCCATCTCGCTGGTCCCGAACACATTATCCGTCCCATCCTCCGCCAGCATCTCCGCGGCCAGCATCTTCCTGTCTTCATTGTGCCCGCCTCCGAGTGGATCACGATGGACGACAAGGCAGCGCAGGCTGTCCGCGCCAAGCGCGACTCCTCGATGCGTGTCGGCCTCAAGATGGTTCGCGAAGGCCGTGCCGCCGGTTTCTTCACGGCAGGCAACACCGGGGCCGCGATGGCTACGGCAAAAATGGTTCTGGGGATGCTCTCTGGCGTTCACCGCCCTGCGCTCGTTACCGTTCTTCCGACGTCGCTGGGCACTCCCTCGCTTCTGCTTGACGTAGGAGCCAACGTCGACTGCGACCCCGATAATCTCGTTCAGTTTGCTGTCATGGGCCACATCTACGCGCGAAACGTCCTCAAGGTCCACAGTCCTCGCGTTGGACTCCTCTCTATCGGCGAAGAGGACTCAAAGGGCAATTCGCTCACCCGTGACACTCTTCCCCTGTTGCGCTCGCTTGTCGGTCTCAACTTCATCGGCAACGTCGAGGGCCGCGATCTCTACAACGGCCATAGTGATGTGACTGTGTGCGACGGCTTCGTCGGCAATGTGGCGCTGAAGACCAGCGAAGGCATCGTCAAGCTGGTCACCGTCACACTGCGCGAGTCGCTCAAATCCACCGTCACCTCGCAGGTAGGCGCGCTGCTCTCGCGCAAGGCGTTCGGCGAATTCAAGAAGCGCCTCGATTACTCCGAATACGGCGGCGCACCGCTGCTGGGGGTTCGCGGAGTTTGCATCGTAGGCCACGGTTCCTCAAACGAGAAAGCAATCATGAACGGCATCCGCGTTACGGCCGAGTTCGCCCAGGCTGAAGTCAACGCCAGCATCGAAGCTGCACTTGCCACTCCCTGA
- a CDS encoding DUF177 domain-containing protein produces the protein MTFTLNLHTLKDVLITPLQLVDEPLEIDETIQPGALDYTSELRQVGPLPVKGSADLLIEHRDQGSHVNDIRLRASYHGDFEILCARCVEPVATTLAGDFDLLFRPEEADAIAGEHAITPDETEIGYYQESGLSLEDVVREQVLLSLPGRTLCKEDCKGLCPRCGQNLNLATCSCGEAPANPQWNALADLASKLELKH, from the coding sequence TTGACCTTCACCCTCAACCTGCATACCCTTAAAGACGTGCTCATTACTCCGCTCCAACTAGTCGACGAACCTCTTGAGATAGACGAAACCATCCAACCCGGCGCCCTCGACTACACCTCCGAGCTTCGCCAGGTAGGCCCGCTTCCCGTCAAGGGCAGCGCAGATCTGCTCATCGAGCACCGCGATCAAGGCTCGCATGTCAACGACATCCGCCTCCGCGCCAGCTACCACGGGGACTTTGAAATTCTCTGCGCCCGCTGCGTCGAGCCCGTCGCCACGACTCTCGCCGGAGACTTCGACCTCCTCTTCCGCCCCGAAGAGGCCGACGCAATCGCCGGAGAACATGCCATTACCCCGGACGAGACCGAAATCGGTTATTATCAGGAGAGCGGTCTTTCGCTTGAAGATGTGGTACGTGAGCAGGTGTTACTCTCCCTGCCCGGCCGTACCCTCTGCAAAGAAGATTGCAAAGGGCTTTGCCCGCGCTGTGGCCAGAACCTGAATCTTGCAACCTGTTCCTGCGGTGAAGCTCCGGCCAACCCACAGTGGAATGCTCTTGCGGATCTGGCCTCCAAGCTCGAGCTCAAGCACTAG
- a CDS encoding ATP-binding protein: MDNNPSTIELHIPSRLGYEKIAMNTAASAARIMGFTDERIEDLKTAVAEACINAMEHGNKLDESLSVGVVLSMNADSLEVKVVDTGAGAPGHGMAPDIDKKMHEEEKARGMGMFLIQSLVDEAEWVSSPRTGSYARMVIHLHHAGG, encoded by the coding sequence ATGGACAATAACCCGAGCACCATCGAGCTTCATATTCCGTCCCGCCTGGGCTACGAAAAGATAGCCATGAATACCGCCGCCAGTGCTGCCCGCATCATGGGATTCACCGATGAGCGTATCGAAGATCTGAAAACCGCTGTCGCCGAGGCCTGCATCAATGCGATGGAGCATGGCAACAAGCTCGACGAATCTCTCAGCGTCGGCGTCGTTCTCTCGATGAACGCAGACTCGCTCGAAGTGAAGGTGGTCGACACCGGCGCAGGCGCACCGGGCCATGGCATGGCCCCCGATATCGATAAGAAGATGCACGAGGAAGAGAAAGCGCGGGGCATGGGAATGTTTCTTATTCAGTCCCTCGTCGACGAGGCCGAGTGGGTCAGTTCGCCGCGAACAGGCAGCTATGCACGCATGGTCATTCATCTTCATCACGCAGGCGGCTAG
- the rpmF gene encoding 50S ribosomal protein L32, with product MPNPKRRHSKQRTAKRRSHDFLTPTGLSECPNCHERKLPHRVCRKCGMYKGREVLAVKEAS from the coding sequence ATGCCTAATCCAAAACGGCGCCACTCCAAGCAACGGACTGCCAAGCGCCGCAGCCACGACTTCCTTACCCCCACCGGCCTCTCCGAGTGCCCCAACTGCCACGAGCGCAAGCTGCCTCACCGTGTCTGCCGCAAGTGCGGCATGTACAAGGGCCGTGAGGTTCTCGCGGTCAAGGAAGCAAGCTAG
- a CDS encoding STAS domain-containing protein codes for MQEKSTQVKLDEVQCETGAPITVIRFAGDITSASEAAVLGTYQGLPKDAKRVLLDFSKVEYLNSSGIALVIQMMIAASKHGQTIKTFGLTPHFQKVFTMVGITKYTSLHPDEQTACAAFTT; via the coding sequence ATGCAGGAAAAAAGCACACAGGTCAAACTGGACGAAGTGCAGTGCGAGACGGGCGCTCCCATTACAGTAATCCGTTTTGCGGGCGACATCACCAGCGCCTCGGAGGCCGCGGTGCTCGGTACTTATCAGGGTCTCCCGAAAGACGCCAAGCGCGTTCTCCTCGATTTTTCGAAGGTCGAATATCTCAACTCCAGCGGCATAGCGCTCGTCATTCAGATGATGATTGCGGCCAGCAAACATGGTCAAACCATCAAGACCTTCGGCCTCACTCCCCATTTTCAGAAGGTCTTCACCATGGTCGGCATTACCAAATACACGAGCCTTCATCCCGATGAGCAAACTGCGTGTGCCGCGTTTACCACCTGA
- a CDS encoding oxidoreductase produces MPEAGSKHPTQMSHSWTSADIPSQTGKRVLITGANSGIGYHAAFTLARKGAHVILACRDRAKGKAALNRIVDDAPGANIELAILDLASLASVRAFAAQQLEQRQPLDILINNAGVMAPPKRLQTADGFELQFGTNVLGHFALTGLLLPALRQAGEKSSEAPRIVTIASIAHKRGHLNFDDLQYQRNYAPMKTYQQSKLANLMLALELDRRLRAAGSNILSVAAHPGVANTNLFQTGDRSAFENAARKVLGHVIGAFLNTDAEGALPTLYAATSSDVTGGGYYGPQGFQEMSGEEIGPAKIAPQARDNAAAARLWNICEQLTGVTVL; encoded by the coding sequence GTGCCCGAAGCGGGCTCCAAACATCCAACACAGATGAGCCACTCCTGGACATCAGCAGACATTCCCTCGCAGACGGGCAAGCGCGTTCTCATCACCGGCGCGAACAGCGGTATTGGCTACCATGCAGCCTTCACCCTTGCCCGCAAAGGCGCGCACGTTATCCTCGCCTGCCGCGACCGCGCTAAGGGCAAAGCCGCCCTTAACCGCATCGTCGATGATGCGCCCGGAGCGAATATCGAGCTAGCCATCCTTGACCTGGCATCGCTCGCTTCGGTCCGCGCCTTCGCCGCTCAGCAACTCGAGCAGCGCCAACCGCTCGACATCCTCATTAACAACGCCGGAGTCATGGCTCCACCGAAACGGCTGCAGACAGCCGATGGCTTCGAGCTACAGTTCGGCACTAACGTGCTCGGCCACTTCGCCCTGACCGGTCTTCTGCTTCCAGCGCTTCGGCAAGCTGGCGAAAAATCGTCGGAGGCGCCCCGCATCGTCACCATCGCATCCATCGCCCACAAACGCGGACATCTGAACTTTGACGATCTGCAATACCAGCGGAACTACGCTCCCATGAAGACCTACCAGCAGTCCAAGCTGGCCAACCTGATGCTGGCGCTGGAGCTGGATCGGCGGCTTCGCGCTGCGGGCTCGAACATCCTGAGCGTGGCCGCGCATCCTGGCGTGGCGAACACCAACCTCTTTCAGACTGGCGACCGCTCGGCCTTTGAAAACGCTGCTCGCAAGGTGCTGGGACACGTGATCGGCGCATTCCTGAACACCGATGCGGAGGGCGCGCTTCCGACCCTCTATGCGGCCACGTCCTCTGATGTAACCGGCGGCGGCTACTATGGGCCTCAGGGATTTCAGGAGATGTCCGGCGAGGAGATCGGCCCGGCAAAGATTGCTCCGCAAGCTCGCGACAACGCTGCGGCCGCACGTCTTTGGAATATTTGCGAACAGCTCACCGGTGTAACGGTCCTCTGA
- a CDS encoding DUF1634 domain-containing protein, which translates to MAHRLALDDQRMETIMGRLLQVGVLLASAVVLAGGFLYIRAHLGSIVNYRTFAGEPAALRSVRGLFRLLMTGDPAAVIQVGVILLIATPVARVVFAVVGFALERDKLYVAVSVTVLAVLMASLIYSI; encoded by the coding sequence ATGGCGCATCGTCTAGCGCTCGATGACCAACGCATGGAGACCATCATGGGGCGGCTCCTCCAGGTTGGAGTGCTGCTGGCCTCGGCGGTAGTGCTCGCAGGGGGCTTTCTTTATATCCGGGCGCATCTTGGAAGTATAGTGAACTATCGCACCTTCGCGGGGGAGCCTGCCGCTCTGCGCAGTGTCAGAGGGCTCTTTCGACTACTGATGACGGGTGATCCGGCGGCTGTGATTCAGGTCGGCGTGATTTTGCTGATTGCCACTCCGGTTGCCCGCGTGGTTTTTGCCGTGGTTGGCTTTGCGCTGGAGCGGGATAAATTGTATGTCGCAGTGAGCGTGACAGTGCTGGCGGTCTTGATGGCTAGCCTGATTTATTCCATCTGA
- a CDS encoding PP2C family protein-serine/threonine phosphatase, which produces MELSETLLAQQQVIRLQALLEASRQIHSTIQLDEVLRIALQIVVRELELGGAFFTAFEHTYGDVPAELKVFLSSGEITSQMSGESWLRFPLCDKRKTRFTDLVVLLPARRVLELDEIDFLETLSLQASVAIENARFHERTIQWQRIESDLESARLVQQSLLPQQMPQIPRYALAARSMTCYEVGGDYLDIVSMPCGDTVIVVGDVAGKGLTSALVGMSFRSAFRAMLHSNLSLVEIATQMNLLHYNEGAESRRRYVTAFLLRLNPETNTIEVVNAGHNPAFLIADDHIPYKIGASGTPIGMLPFSSYVSEQYVLGSSARLLVYTDGMTEVFRGEEEFGEARLLQAFSDCGELTPEATLASLWSTLETFSDGQEQCDDMTALVLSRTS; this is translated from the coding sequence ATGGAACTCAGCGAAACCCTTCTAGCCCAGCAGCAGGTCATTCGTCTGCAAGCGCTGCTGGAAGCAAGCCGTCAGATACACTCGACCATTCAGTTGGACGAGGTGCTCCGGATTGCGCTTCAGATCGTGGTTCGCGAGCTTGAACTGGGCGGCGCCTTCTTCACCGCGTTCGAGCATACCTACGGCGATGTGCCAGCCGAGCTAAAAGTGTTTCTAAGCTCCGGTGAGATTACCTCTCAGATGTCCGGCGAGTCATGGCTGCGGTTTCCTCTCTGTGACAAGCGTAAGACCCGCTTCACCGACCTCGTGGTCCTGCTGCCCGCGCGACGTGTGCTGGAACTGGATGAGATCGACTTTCTGGAGACGCTTTCGCTGCAGGCTTCTGTGGCCATTGAAAACGCCAGGTTCCATGAGCGCACCATCCAATGGCAGCGGATCGAGAGCGACCTCGAATCGGCGCGACTGGTTCAACAAAGTTTGCTTCCGCAACAGATGCCGCAGATACCGCGTTACGCACTCGCCGCGCGATCTATGACGTGTTATGAGGTGGGCGGCGACTATCTCGATATTGTCTCCATGCCCTGTGGAGATACCGTGATTGTCGTTGGCGATGTCGCCGGTAAAGGGCTCACGTCAGCGCTGGTAGGCATGTCCTTCCGATCGGCGTTTCGTGCCATGCTCCACTCCAACCTCTCCCTTGTGGAGATAGCGACGCAGATGAACCTGCTTCACTACAACGAGGGCGCCGAGTCCCGCCGTCGTTATGTCACGGCATTTCTTCTTCGGCTCAATCCCGAGACGAATACCATCGAGGTAGTGAACGCGGGGCACAACCCCGCATTTTTGATAGCAGACGATCATATCCCCTATAAGATAGGGGCCTCGGGAACCCCTATAGGGATGCTTCCCTTCTCAAGCTATGTCTCCGAGCAATATGTGCTTGGATCTTCGGCGCGGCTGCTAGTCTACACAGACGGAATGACTGAGGTGTTTCGCGGCGAAGAAGAGTTTGGAGAAGCCCGTCTTCTGCAGGCGTTCTCCGATTGCGGAGAACTCACCCCGGAGGCCACCCTGGCTTCTTTATGGAGCACCCTGGAGACCTTCTCCGACGGACAGGAGCAATGCGACGACATGACGGCGCTTGTATTGTCGAGGACCTCATAG
- a CDS encoding sulfite exporter TauE/SafE family protein gives MRRISGFAIGHLAALPVLTFTLLVFAGSLAAGLLGALTGLGGGVVLVPLLTVVFHVDIRYAIGASLISVIATSSGAAAAYVREGFSSVRIGMFLEIATTIGAIFGAFLATRMPTRVLGITFGVVLLYSAWLSWRQTRFHESEAVRVSPWSDRLRLSGSYPDRSGGECSYKVDRISAGFATMFGAGTLSGLLGIGSGAVKVLAMDRIMRIPFKVSTTTSNFMIGVTAAASAGIYLHRGYVDPGLAFPVMLGVLAGSLLGAKLLVRAQVSLLRSIFTVVILALGVEMIVNGWVGRL, from the coding sequence ATGCGCAGGATATCGGGCTTCGCTATAGGACACTTAGCTGCATTACCGGTGTTGACGTTCACTTTGCTGGTATTTGCCGGCTCGCTGGCTGCTGGGCTGCTGGGTGCACTTACCGGCCTTGGCGGCGGCGTTGTTCTTGTGCCTCTGCTCACAGTGGTCTTTCATGTCGATATCCGCTACGCAATCGGGGCATCGCTCATCTCCGTAATTGCAACCTCTTCCGGCGCTGCGGCCGCTTACGTGCGAGAAGGCTTTTCGAGCGTACGAATCGGGATGTTTCTGGAAATTGCGACCACCATCGGCGCTATCTTTGGAGCATTTCTGGCTACGCGAATGCCGACGCGTGTGCTGGGCATTACCTTTGGCGTGGTTTTGCTCTATTCTGCGTGGCTGTCCTGGCGGCAAACTCGCTTCCATGAATCTGAAGCTGTGAGGGTGAGTCCGTGGTCGGATCGGTTGCGACTTTCGGGGTCTTATCCCGATCGCTCGGGCGGGGAGTGCAGCTATAAGGTCGACCGGATCTCGGCTGGATTTGCGACTATGTTTGGTGCTGGAACACTCTCGGGGCTGCTGGGAATCGGGTCAGGCGCTGTGAAGGTCCTGGCAATGGATCGAATCATGCGCATCCCTTTCAAGGTCTCGACCACGACCAGCAACTTCATGATCGGGGTGACGGCGGCGGCAAGCGCGGGCATCTACCTGCACCGCGGCTATGTCGATCCGGGGCTCGCGTTTCCTGTAATGCTCGGAGTGCTTGCCGGATCGCTGCTGGGTGCAAAACTGTTGGTTCGGGCGCAGGTCTCGCTGCTACGCAGCATCTTTACCGTCGTGATTCTGGCGCTGGGCGTGGAGATGATTGTGAACGGCTGGGTGGGGAGGTTGTAA